The window GTGAGAAGTCAGAATCATTTGAAGCAGATAAAGGAAGAACTTTTTTGCTTATTGATATTACCGTAAAGAATAATTTAAAGAAAACAGCAACTATAAATTCAAAAACTATGTTTGATCTTACAGACAGGTTTGGAACGTTATATAATAATACGTCATTAGGAGCTATTTCTTGTCTTGATGATGAAAATATGGAACAACTGGATGGACATATAGCTGCTTCTTCTGAGGTCAGAGGGGGCATTGCATATGAAGTACCGAAAGTCACAAAAGGCTTGAGGTTGATTATTCAAGGGCCTGATGGAGACGGTCGTACACCGGTAATACTATACTAAATTTTAACATATTACCCCCAAAGCGATTTTAAATAGATGTTGGTATATAATTATAATAGAAATATTCCAAAATCATCTATATTGCAATCAAGGAGGGGGTTTTTTGTGCGTAAAACCGAATACAAGAACAGACGCAGAAAGTTTTTGATAATATTTATAGGAATTTTATCGGTAGTTTTAGCTGCTGAAATAGGATATATAGCTTTGCTTTACAACAGGGATAACAGTAGCAGTCCCGATAGCGTGAATAAAGATATGGGATTAAATACACCATCATATCAAACTGATACGGAAGACACATCTGCAATGACACCTGCGCCTGCAACTAAACCTGCCAATACTTCAGAGAAGCCTGTTCAACAGAGCGATAATATAAAGGAACAGATTAATAGTATGAGTCTGGATGAAAAAATCGGGCAG of the Ruminiclostridium papyrosolvens DSM 2782 genome contains:
- a CDS encoding DUF4352 domain-containing protein, whose product is MKRSLLIFFAAVIISALCACESISNSKDNSLASSSVTTTHDSLADDKTPGMVSDAKKSHKTSVENEDWIIIDKSVTVKGLDYTVNAYKKSEKSESFEADKGRTFLLIDITVKNNLKKTATINSKTMFDLTDRFGTLYNNTSLGAISCLDDENMEQLDGHIAASSEVRGGIAYEVPKVTKGLRLIIQGPDGDGRTPVILY